One Candidatus Deferrimicrobium sp. genomic window, TCGCGTCCCCCCGCTGGGACGATCCGGAGGCCCGGATCCTATGCTATCTCCTCGACGGGAGCGAGGAACCGTCGGAGGCGGGGACGTACTTCCTCTTCCTCGCACTGAACGGGGATTACCGGCAGCGCGAGGTGATGGTGCCGCCGCTCCCGCCGGGGCTGCGGTGGCATCGCGCGATCGACACGAGCCTCCCGGCGGGAGAGGATTTCGTGGACGACGGTGCGGAACCCCTGCCGGATCCGGGGGACCGGTACCTCGTCAATCCAAGGACCACGGTGGTGCTGCTGGGGAAATAGATCGATCCGGGCGGGAGGAACGCTATTCCTGCGTAGACTTCTTCTGAAGCGATGGGCTCGTTTCCCCACGCGGGGTCTCGAGGCGCTTCAGGCGGGCGCTGGCGGAGGTGTTCCCCTGGGCCGCCGCTCGCCGGTACCAGCGGACCGACTCGCCGAGGTCCTTCGGAACGCCCCGGCCGACTTCGTGCATCCACCCCAGCATCACCTGGGCGTCCGGGCTCCCCGCTTCCGCCGCGCGAAGGTACCAGGCGGCCGCCGTGTTGTCGCTCGGCGGAGCTCCGCGCCCCGTGAGGTACATCCCGGCGATCTGCAGCTGCCCGTCGACGTACCCCTCCTCCGCCGATCGCCGGTACGCGTCGAGCGCCTCGGCATCGTCCTTCGGCTCGCCCCGGCCGTAGGCGTAGAGAACTCCCCGAAGGAAGATCCCTTCCGGTACGCCACGCTCCGCGGCCCTCCGGATCCAGTCCGCCGCCGCCGGGACGTTCTGGGCCACGCCGCGCCCGTAGAGAAGGGCCCGCCCGTACCCCGCGAACGCCTCCGCGTTCCCCTTCTCCGCGGCCTTCCGAAACCACTTTGCCGCTTCGACCGGTTCCTTCGGGACCCCGATCCCGTCCCGGTACATCCCCGCGAGCCGCACCTGGGCGTCGGGATCGCCGGCTTCCGCGGCCTTCCCGTACCACATCGCGGCCGCCGTGGGATCTTTCGGGACCCCGCTCCCCTCGAGGTGCCTCCACCCGAGCAGTTTCTGCGCCGCGACATCCCCGCCCTCGGCGGCCTTCCTGTACCACGCGAGGGACTCCGACTCGTCCCGCGGGACGCCCATCCCATGTTCGTACAGGTAGCCGAGGAGGGATTGCGCGCCGGGGTGCCCCTGGTCCGCCGCAAGCCGGCACCATTTCGCCGCCGCCGCGGGATCCTCCCCGACGCCGCGCCCGCTCGCGTACCGGGCGGCCAGGGCGAAGCGCGCCGCGGCGTTCCCGAGGGACGCCGCCTTCACGTACCACTTCACGGCCTCCCTGTCGCTGCGGGGAACTCCCTGCCCCGACGCGTGAAGGTCCCCGATGCGCGTCATCGCCTCCGCGTCGTTCGGGTCTTTCCTGAGGGCGTCACGGAAGCTGTTCATGGCCTTCTTGTACTGGCGGGCCTCGACCTGCTTCACCCCCTGCCGGACCTTCGCGCTCTCGGCGAGCGCCGGGGATGGAAGGAGGGAAAGCAGGAGCGACACGACGGCGAGGAGAATCCGCAGCCGGTGGTTCACGATGGTCTGTCCCTTCGGTCGCCGCGCGGCGGGAGTCACCCTCCGCGCATCAATTCCGGACCTTGCGCATCCCCTTCGGCGTCTTCCCGAACAGGAAACCCGTCCGCAGGACCGGCTTCCCATCAAGGTAGAGATCGCCCTGCGCGCGCAGGTCCTTGATCATGTCCCAGTGGACCGCCGAGTCGTTCTTCCCTCCCGATTCGGGATACGAGCGGCCGACCGCCAGGTGGATCGTTCCCCCCATCTTCTCGTCGAGGAGGATGTCGCGGGTGAAGGAGGTCACCCCGGCGTTCGCCCCGATGCCGAATTCGCCGAGCACGGACGCGCCACGGTCGGCGGCGAGCATCTCCTTCAGGTACCCCTCGTTCTTCTCCGCCGAAGCCTCCACCACCCGCCCCTTGCGGAACGTCAGGCGGATGCCCGCCACCTCGCGCCCCCCGGCGATCGCGGGGAACTCGAAGAAGATCTTCCCCTCCGTGGAGGTCTCGACCGGAGCGGTGAAGATCTCCCCGTCGGGCATGTTGAATTCACCGGCGCAGGGGATCGCGATGCGCCCCTTGATCGAGAAGGAAAGGTCGGTCTCCTTCCCCACGATCCGCACCCGGTCGGCCTTCTCGAGCACCTTCTTCGCCCGGGCGAACATTCGCGACATCGCCGCCCAGTCCTGCTCCACGGCACGGTAATACAGTTTCTCGTACTCGGGCAGGGACCGGTCCGTCTCCTGCGCGAGCGCCTCGGTCGGCAAGTTCGTGAGGACCCACC contains:
- a CDS encoding aminopeptidase; this encodes SVKAKKGEIVRISTGELGRPLALEVYREVLRTGAHPLFSVGFEEANAIFYEEASAEQIAHMPPTKMHEAKTIDADIIILAPCNTRHLSHIPPRKMADRRKAIKPISEVLLRRVRWVLTNLPTEALAQETDRSLPEYEKLYYRAVEQDWAAMSRMFARAKKVLEKADRVRIVGKETDLSFSIKGRIAIPCAGEFNMPDGEIFTAPVETSTEGKIFFEFPAIAGGREVAGIRLTFRKGRVVEASAEKNEGYLKEMLAADRGASVLGEFGIGANAGVTSFTRDILLDEKMGGTIHLAVGRSYPESGGKNDSAVHWDMIKDLRAQGDLYLDGKPVLRTGFLFGKTPKGMRKVRN
- a CDS encoding SEL1-like repeat protein translates to MNHRLRILLAVVSLLLSLLPSPALAESAKVRQGVKQVEARQYKKAMNSFRDALRKDPNDAEAMTRIGDLHASGQGVPRSDREAVKWYVKAASLGNAAARFALAARYASGRGVGEDPAAAAKWCRLAADQGHPGAQSLLGYLYEHGMGVPRDESESLAWYRKAAEGGDVAAQKLLGWRHLEGSGVPKDPTAAAMWYGKAAEAGDPDAQVRLAGMYRDGIGVPKEPVEAAKWFRKAAEKGNAEAFAGYGRALLYGRGVAQNVPAAADWIRRAAERGVPEGIFLRGVLYAYGRGEPKDDAEALDAYRRSAEEGYVDGQLQIAGMYLTGRGAPPSDNTAAAWYLRAAEAGSPDAQVMLGWMHEVGRGVPKDLGESVRWYRRAAAQGNTSASARLKRLETPRGETSPSLQKKSTQE